A window from Frischella perrara encodes these proteins:
- a CDS encoding immunity protein YezG family protein, which produces MIDDLYNKIGQILVMSCPDDAIKIVTGIEIVEENDVATYFFNYFDNKNNKKEFEPDLRATDVIFYTMLELKKYFLDNNLTNGEPIWTGCIVEIDIKNSKINFEFKYEPFIDVDDDE; this is translated from the coding sequence ATGATAGATGATCTTTATAATAAAATCGGGCAAATATTAGTTATGAGTTGTCCAGATGATGCAATAAAAATAGTAACGGGTATAGAAATTGTAGAAGAGAATGATGTCGCCACTTATTTTTTTAATTATTTTGATAATAAAAATAATAAAAAAGAATTTGAGCCTGACCTCAGAGCTACGGATGTTATATTTTACACCATGTTAGAACTTAAAAAGTATTTTCTTGATAACAATCTTACTAATGGCGAGCCAATCTGGACGGGTTGTATCGTTGAGATAGATATTAAAAATTCAAAAATCAATTTTGAATTTAAGTATGAACCATTTATTGATGTTGATGATGATGAGTAA
- a CDS encoding DNA/RNA non-specific endonuclease: MEKLENGWVKSLKEGKTVEVKIEPIYKDTDLRPNRFRVSYYVDNKDFSYIEFYNKASK; the protein is encoded by the coding sequence ATGGAAAAGCTAGAAAATGGATGGGTTAAATCCCTAAAAGAAGGTAAAACAGTTGAAGTTAAGATAGAGCCTATATATAAGGATACAGATCTAAGACCAAATAGGTTTAGGGTATCGTATTATGTTGATAATAAAGACTTTTCTTATATAGAATTTTATAACAAAGCGAGTAAATAA
- a CDS encoding DNA/RNA non-specific endonuclease — MNLLPMNSNLNRGVWKKLENKWAKALRKGKTVKVEIKPVYQDTDIRPTKFNVSYSIDNGRFRHTEILN, encoded by the coding sequence ATTAACCTCCTGCCAATGAATTCAAATCTTAATCGTGGGGTATGGAAAAAGCTAGAAAATAAATGGGCTAAAGCCTTACGAAAAGGTAAAACAGTCAAAGTTGAGATAAAGCCTGTATATCAGGATACAGATATAAGACCAACTAAGTTTAATGTATCATATTCTATTGATAATGGGCGATTTAGGCATACAGAAATATTAAACTAA
- a CDS encoding DNA/RNA non-specific endonuclease gives MTTKQWQEYQKQKESDSLFSSISLSSNTIIEYSKLKPVYYNYSSKLDEIVEYCVNHQDECKNLYPTLEALGLYYGRNTYNKDDKKFSAGLKEAIESQRAILFEMPIEYHSGMLQPANDVKNSKNNRTPRKLTLDEVKAYELEMRYGKDQDNYIELTVYNLANQPFTIFDNASQKMLKQGTLDNNGYAYVSLPINAKYVDIVFDKQQENRPWYYDIPLQILGGIRDATQSVSDLSWDTLPTNLIMEYGFNIETQNPIQLGEVPEPETISGALTRGVSQFLIGFIPVSRTLKFIKPISKMGELGKGAIAGGVTDFTVFAPHEERLSNLVQSFKELQNPVTEYLQADPDDSAAEGRLKNVLEGLLIGGLAEPFAHSLRALKYSRIKWMISDVRTRVHYKLKIVTIETESGSKGNWNELLNNPEPNTRYIVDGNKIYDTDHLGRVVRVEAMLKLDTLDRNTYQQLKAGKQGIDGDEGGHLIASILNGSGEKINLLPMNSNLNRGAWKQMENNWFKALQEGKTVKVKIEPLYRGTDTRPRGFRVLYSFDNGKFNKITFKNSPGGI, from the coding sequence ATGACTACAAAGCAGTGGCAAGAATATCAAAAACAGAAAGAAAGTGACTCACTCTTTAGTTCTATCTCTTTAAGTTCTAACACTATTATAGAATACAGTAAATTAAAACCCGTTTATTATAATTATAGTAGTAAATTGGATGAAATTGTAGAATATTGCGTTAACCATCAAGATGAATGTAAAAACCTATATCCCACTCTCGAAGCGCTTGGTTTATATTATGGTCGTAATACCTATAATAAAGATGATAAAAAATTCTCTGCCGGACTAAAAGAAGCGATAGAATCACAGCGTGCAATTTTATTTGAGATGCCTATTGAATACCATTCTGGCATGTTGCAACCAGCAAATGATGTTAAAAACTCAAAGAATAATCGAACACCCCGCAAATTAACCCTTGACGAAGTAAAGGCTTATGAGCTGGAAATGCGTTACGGTAAGGATCAAGACAATTACATAGAATTGACAGTTTATAATCTAGCTAATCAACCGTTTACTATCTTTGACAATGCCAGTCAAAAGATGCTTAAGCAAGGGACATTAGATAATAACGGTTACGCTTATGTTAGCTTACCCATAAATGCCAAATATGTGGATATAGTGTTCGATAAGCAGCAAGAGAACCGCCCTTGGTATTATGATATACCATTACAAATATTAGGGGGGATTCGTGATGCTACGCAGTCAGTGTCTGATTTGTCATGGGATACCTTGCCAACTAACCTCATTATGGAGTATGGTTTTAACATTGAAACGCAAAATCCTATCCAATTGGGAGAAGTTCCAGAGCCGGAAACAATATCAGGCGCGCTTACTCGTGGTGTAAGCCAATTTCTAATTGGGTTTATTCCTGTATCTAGGACGTTAAAATTTATCAAACCCATATCGAAAATGGGTGAGCTAGGTAAAGGCGCGATAGCCGGCGGAGTCACAGATTTTACAGTTTTTGCACCTCACGAGGAACGACTCTCTAATTTAGTCCAATCATTCAAAGAATTACAAAACCCAGTTACAGAGTATTTACAAGCCGATCCAGATGATAGCGCAGCGGAAGGACGATTAAAAAATGTTTTAGAAGGGTTATTGATAGGGGGGCTTGCTGAACCCTTTGCCCATTCATTGCGAGCTTTAAAGTACTCAAGAATCAAATGGATGATATCGGACGTTAGGACGAGAGTTCACTATAAACTTAAAATTGTAACGATAGAAACCGAATCAGGCAGCAAAGGTAATTGGAATGAATTACTTAATAATCCCGAACCTAACACAAGGTATATTGTAGACGGTAATAAAATATATGATACTGACCATTTAGGAAGAGTAGTAAGAGTTGAGGCGATGCTTAAACTTGATACACTAGACAGAAACACTTATCAACAATTGAAAGCAGGTAAACAAGGGATAGACGGTGACGAAGGCGGGCATTTAATCGCCTCAATACTAAATGGCTCAGGCGAAAAAATTAACCTCCTGCCAATGAATTCAAATCTTAATCGTGGCGCATGGAAGCAAATGGAAAATAATTGGTTTAAGGCACTACAAGAAGGAAAAACTGTTAAGGTTAAAATTGAGCCTTTATATAGAGGAACAGATACTAGACCTAGAGGTTTTAGAGTACTGTATTCTTTTGATAATGGCAAATTTAATAAAATTACTTTTAAAAATTCTCCAGGAGGAATTTAA
- a CDS encoding tannase/feruloyl esterase family alpha/beta hydrolase: MMKKNLLFLAILSCISTSAWANTIDSVTERCSDLKKLNFENAKVVNSEVIAGDFTPPTKLADTLRGAKSQLITNLPQICRVELAIEPKINVEIWLPTDWNQRLQAIGGGGFAGFIPFDKLAVAAKNGYVSVTTDTGHQGSLFKGDFAFKDNELQTDLITDFAYRSVHEMTVKTKQIIQSYYGEAAKYSYWNGCSTGGRQGLMEVQRFPADYDGVYIIAPAIQWDKFVTSSLWPQIVMQEELGKPIDTAKLNQVREAIIKYADKQDGIIDGVVNDPTTLNISDSFLQQLGLNDAEIISLKKIWQGPTSQSGQFLWYSLEPSADLTPIAGKVPFTVPEDYLRYWIYQKPDMDWKQLGYKGFDDFYNESVELYRPIMGTDNADLSQFKKLGGKMIIWHGWDDQLIPPKGTIHYYNNVQKIMGGKSHTDEFMKLYMAPGVGHCNGGDGADTINGFESLVNWVEKQQSPTTLTAQKIQNGKVTMKRPLCQYPLKAVYKGEGDVNNLTNFECK; this comes from the coding sequence ATGATGAAAAAAAATCTATTATTTTTAGCAATATTAAGTTGTATTTCAACGTCCGCTTGGGCTAATACAATAGATTCCGTTACGGAACGATGTTCTGATTTAAAAAAATTAAATTTCGAAAATGCCAAAGTCGTAAACAGTGAAGTTATTGCTGGTGATTTCACCCCGCCAACTAAATTAGCGGATACATTACGTGGCGCAAAATCTCAATTGATAACAAATCTTCCACAAATATGTCGAGTTGAATTAGCTATTGAACCTAAAATTAATGTTGAAATATGGTTACCTACAGATTGGAATCAACGTTTACAAGCCATTGGTGGTGGCGGGTTTGCGGGCTTTATACCTTTTGATAAATTGGCTGTTGCTGCAAAAAATGGTTATGTATCGGTAACAACTGATACTGGTCATCAAGGTAGCTTATTCAAGGGCGATTTTGCATTCAAAGATAATGAATTGCAAACAGACTTAATCACGGATTTTGCTTACCGTAGTGTTCATGAAATGACGGTTAAAACTAAACAAATAATCCAATCTTATTATGGTGAAGCAGCGAAATACTCTTATTGGAATGGTTGTTCAACGGGTGGACGACAAGGCCTCATGGAAGTACAAAGATTCCCAGCCGATTATGATGGCGTATATATTATTGCTCCAGCAATACAGTGGGATAAATTTGTTACATCATCATTATGGCCTCAAATTGTAATGCAGGAAGAGTTAGGAAAACCGATTGACACCGCAAAACTCAATCAAGTTCGTGAGGCGATTATTAAGTATGCCGATAAACAAGACGGTATAATTGATGGTGTTGTCAACGATCCAACGACTTTAAACATCAGTGATTCGTTTTTACAACAATTAGGGCTCAATGATGCCGAAATAATCTCTTTAAAGAAAATTTGGCAAGGTCCGACCAGTCAATCAGGACAGTTTTTGTGGTATAGCCTTGAACCTTCAGCAGATCTTACGCCAATAGCGGGTAAAGTACCTTTTACGGTACCTGAAGATTACTTAAGATACTGGATATATCAAAAACCAGATATGGATTGGAAGCAATTGGGTTATAAGGGATTCGATGACTTTTATAATGAATCCGTTGAGCTATATCGACCAATAATGGGAACAGATAATGCCGATTTAAGCCAGTTCAAAAAATTAGGTGGCAAGATGATTATTTGGCATGGTTGGGATGATCAATTAATTCCACCAAAAGGAACCATCCATTATTATAACAATGTACAAAAGATCATGGGCGGAAAAAGTCATACCGATGAATTCATGAAGCTATATATGGCACCAGGGGTTGGTCATTGTAATGGCGGTGATGGTGCAGATACAATTAATGGTTTTGAATCGCTTGTCAATTGGGTAGAGAAACAGCAGTCCCCAACAACGCTTACTGCACAAAAAATTCAAAACGGTAAAGTAACCATGAAACGCCCACTATGTCAGTATCCACTAAAAGCGGTTTATAAAGGCGAGGGTGATGTAAATAACCTTACTAATTTTGAATGTAAATAA
- a CDS encoding SDR family NAD(P)-dependent oxidoreductase — translation MDKTKTVIVTGASSGIGFAITKAYLDQGYNVVANGRDKGRLDEAAKQLGQPTNLLLVAGDISLPETAKSLFTLAQKHFGKIDILVNNAGIFISKPISQYTAEDLDNIINTNLKGFFYPTQLAVEYMKPNKGGHIVNITAAIALQPNLAVPALLPIMTKGAINSAIKGLALELANDNIRVNGIAPGIIQTPMHTQDHQSLSMLKSLCPSNNIGQVTDIVDAVLYLTDSQFVTGTVMVVDGGSTAGKW, via the coding sequence ATGGACAAAACAAAAACCGTAATCGTAACCGGTGCTTCAAGTGGCATCGGTTTTGCTATCACTAAAGCATACCTTGATCAGGGTTATAATGTTGTTGCAAACGGGCGAGATAAAGGACGACTAGATGAAGCTGCTAAGCAGTTAGGACAACCTACTAATCTCTTGCTTGTAGCGGGTGATATATCTCTACCAGAGACAGCAAAGTCACTTTTTACTTTAGCACAAAAACATTTTGGAAAAATTGATATATTGGTCAATAATGCAGGTATATTTATTTCTAAACCAATTAGCCAATATACTGCAGAAGATCTTGATAATATTATAAATACTAATTTAAAAGGATTTTTCTATCCTACCCAATTGGCTGTGGAGTATATGAAACCAAATAAAGGTGGTCACATAGTTAATATCACTGCTGCAATAGCATTACAACCCAATTTAGCCGTTCCAGCGTTGCTACCTATTATGACAAAAGGCGCTATCAACAGTGCGATTAAAGGATTAGCCTTAGAATTAGCAAACGATAATATCAGAGTTAATGGAATTGCTCCTGGTATAATTCAAACCCCAATGCATACTCAAGACCATCAGAGCCTATCTATGCTTAAGAGCCTTTGTCCCTCTAATAATATTGGTCAGGTTACAGACATTGTTGATGCTGTATTGTATTTAACCGACTCTCAATTTGTTACAGGTACGGTCATGGTTGTTGATGGTGGTTCTACTGCTGGTAAATGGTAA
- a CDS encoding SemiSWEET family transporter: MKISNQYFKYLGWIATVTAFFMYVSYIPQIIDNLHGIKTNPTQPLAAAINCFLWVCYGMLKENKDWPISIANAPGVIFGFLAFITAL, translated from the coding sequence ATGAAAATATCAAATCAATATTTTAAGTATTTAGGTTGGATCGCAACTGTCACGGCTTTTTTCATGTATGTTTCCTATATTCCACAAATTATAGATAATCTTCATGGTATAAAAACGAATCCAACACAGCCATTAGCTGCGGCAATTAACTGCTTTTTATGGGTTTGTTACGGTATGTTAAAAGAAAATAAGGACTGGCCAATTTCAATTGCAAATGCACCTGGTGTTATTTTTGGTTTTTTAGCTTTTATCACTGCGCTTTAG
- the ubiT gene encoding ubiquinone anaerobic biosynthesis accessory factor UbiT produces MLSKLHSLAVENAPILISKPLQLVPFSFKRKIIEQLLQAQFEQSLEEGDLDFLEDRWLKIEVRDLQLVWFISNVNNKLIVSCAEIPDVSFSGNMNDLILIATRKQDPDTLFFQRRLIVEGDTELGLCVKNLMDSIDLDSMPKIVRLGLEKLAQFIESSESHVI; encoded by the coding sequence ATGTTAAGTAAATTACATTCATTAGCTGTTGAAAATGCACCGATATTAATAAGTAAACCATTGCAATTGGTGCCATTTTCATTTAAACGTAAAATAATCGAGCAGCTATTGCAAGCTCAATTTGAACAATCACTTGAAGAAGGCGATCTTGATTTCCTTGAAGATCGCTGGCTTAAAATTGAAGTAAGGGATTTACAATTAGTTTGGTTTATCAGTAATGTGAATAATAAATTAATTGTAAGTTGTGCTGAAATCCCTGATGTTAGTTTTAGCGGTAATATGAATGATTTAATTCTTATCGCAACTCGTAAACAAGATCCAGACACGCTATTCTTTCAACGTAGATTGATAGTTGAAGGAGATACTGAATTAGGGCTATGCGTTAAAAACCTTATGGATTCAATTGATCTTGATTCTATGCCTAAAATAGTACGCCTTGGATTAGAAAAATTGGCACAATTTATTGAATCAAGTGAAAGCCATGTAATTTAG
- a CDS encoding Na+/H+ antiporter, translating into MDLFSTILILILLVSLSGIVVKLLPFQIPLPLMQIALGCILAAFHFYVEFDPELFLVLFIPPLLFADGRKTVLKDFIHNVREIVGLALVLVVITVIALGYLLYWILPVPGLSLAAALALAAVLSPTDAVALGGIVGQGRIEKSKMEIIEGEALMNDASGLVSLKFAILIAIGQMEFNLFEISASFFFVAIGGLAIGVLVTWIYTKLLRKVNLLTNNDPAIQIVLLFLLPFAVYLIAEHIGFSGILAAVSAGMTVKQSGIMRNAPLNIRLQSESTWSMLTFVFNGFVFILLGLQLPKIISDTYAVTNLDGSTIEIWQLCFIVIFVYMALMGTRFLWLYAMKRLPVLPVILKKPLEFKNYSIRDLWISTFAGVRGAITLAGVLSIPVEITGRYELIFIATGVILVSLVVAVFVLPILLGGKVLLNNSQVDNEVLYAKGFMAEEAIGSLEKMQNSILADVTDGIDSEIVHEVGSRVIGSLRRRTGLKDLEQKALEAENLERRMRLVAIGSERAALYQLKIRNEISEETFERLGTGLDIYEAMLTGENK; encoded by the coding sequence ATGGATCTATTTTCTACTATTCTCATTCTTATTTTGTTAGTGTCGTTATCTGGAATTGTTGTTAAACTTCTACCATTTCAGATCCCTTTGCCTCTAATGCAAATTGCTTTAGGTTGCATTCTTGCTGCCTTTCATTTTTATGTCGAATTTGATCCCGAACTCTTTTTAGTTTTATTTATCCCACCGCTTCTTTTTGCTGATGGTCGTAAAACTGTATTAAAAGATTTCATACATAATGTAAGAGAAATAGTAGGACTAGCTCTAGTTTTAGTTGTGATTACTGTTATTGCGTTAGGTTATCTGCTCTATTGGATCTTACCAGTTCCTGGTCTATCCTTAGCCGCAGCATTAGCGCTTGCTGCTGTTTTATCACCTACTGATGCGGTGGCATTAGGCGGTATCGTTGGTCAAGGACGTATCGAAAAAAGCAAAATGGAAATAATTGAAGGGGAAGCACTGATGAATGATGCTTCTGGTCTGGTAAGCTTAAAGTTTGCCATCCTGATTGCTATAGGCCAAATGGAGTTTAATCTATTTGAAATCTCGGCATCCTTTTTTTTCGTCGCGATAGGCGGTCTTGCTATCGGCGTTTTAGTAACTTGGATTTATACCAAATTGTTACGTAAAGTTAATTTACTTACTAACAATGATCCAGCTATTCAAATAGTACTTTTATTCCTATTACCTTTTGCTGTATATTTGATTGCTGAACATATCGGTTTTTCTGGTATCTTAGCAGCGGTTAGTGCCGGTATGACTGTAAAACAATCTGGCATAATGCGTAATGCTCCTCTTAACATTCGATTACAATCAGAAAGTACTTGGTCGATGTTAACATTTGTATTCAATGGCTTTGTTTTTATTCTTTTAGGTCTCCAATTACCAAAAATCATATCTGATACTTATGCCGTTACTAATTTAGATGGTTCAACAATCGAAATTTGGCAGTTATGTTTTATTGTAATTTTTGTTTATATGGCGCTTATGGGGACTCGTTTCCTATGGCTATATGCAATGAAAAGATTACCTGTACTCCCTGTAATTCTCAAAAAACCGCTTGAATTCAAGAATTATTCAATTCGTGATTTATGGATCTCGACTTTTGCTGGAGTTCGAGGAGCTATTACCTTAGCCGGTGTTCTATCCATTCCTGTTGAAATTACCGGTCGATATGAACTGATATTTATTGCAACTGGTGTTATTTTAGTATCATTGGTTGTTGCCGTATTTGTATTACCAATTTTACTAGGCGGAAAAGTTCTATTGAACAATAGCCAAGTTGATAATGAGGTCTTATATGCTAAAGGCTTTATGGCAGAAGAGGCAATTGGTAGTCTTGAAAAAATGCAAAATAGCATTTTAGCTGATGTTACCGATGGTATTGATAGTGAAATAGTTCATGAAGTGGGATCTCGTGTTATCGGATCTCTGCGTAGACGAACTGGACTTAAAGACCTTGAACAAAAAGCTCTTGAAGCAGAAAATCTTGAACGACGTATGCGTTTAGTTGCAATTGGTAGTGAGCGTGCTGCGCTTTATCAATTAAAGATTCGTAACGAAATTTCTGAAGAAACATTCGAACGATTAGGTACAGGTTTGGATATTTATGAAGCCATGCTGACAGGCGAAAATAAATAA
- the recO gene encoding DNA repair protein RecO, with product MKDWHKAFILHSRSYSESSLLVDLFVESMGRVTCVSKGARRKRSVLKGYLQPFTPLIVQFTGTGNVKTLSRSEAISLALPLSGSALYSAFYLNELIHRVIVSESDTSPLFQAYLEALQQLAQLIEPEKVLRRFELSLLEFLGYHIDFEHCCATGEEIVETMNYQYLPENGFIGSLMQNSTSFSGKHLKAFALRSFDNDDTLKAAKRFTRMALKPYVGSKPFKSRELFLKL from the coding sequence ATGAAAGATTGGCATAAGGCTTTTATTTTACATTCTCGCTCCTATAGCGAAAGTAGTTTATTGGTAGATTTATTTGTTGAATCTATGGGGCGTGTGACCTGTGTATCAAAAGGTGCTCGTCGTAAACGTTCCGTTTTAAAAGGATATTTACAGCCATTTACGCCATTGATAGTTCAATTCACTGGGACCGGTAATGTAAAAACCCTTTCACGAAGTGAAGCTATTTCATTAGCATTGCCGTTATCTGGTTCTGCTTTATACAGTGCTTTTTATCTTAATGAACTCATTCATCGCGTAATTGTGTCAGAATCCGATACTTCACCATTATTTCAAGCTTATCTAGAGGCTTTACAACAATTGGCACAACTTATTGAACCCGAAAAAGTACTTAGACGATTCGAATTGAGCTTGTTGGAGTTTCTTGGGTATCATATTGATTTTGAACATTGCTGCGCGACAGGGGAGGAAATCGTTGAAACAATGAATTATCAATACTTGCCAGAAAATGGATTTATTGGCAGCCTAATGCAAAATAGTACTAGTTTTTCAGGTAAACATCTTAAAGCATTTGCATTACGTTCATTTGATAATGATGATACTTTAAAAGCGGCCAAACGATTCACGCGGATGGCTTTAAAACCGTATGTTGGTTCCAAGCCTTTTAAAAGTCGAGAGTTATTTTTAAAGTTATAA
- a CDS encoding MlaA family lipoprotein has translation MKKKILSLILVAFVMNGCATYNAETNDYSDPMSGFNSTMFDFNYYVLDPYLLRPVAVAWKDYVPSPIRSGISGVSSNLSEPASSVNSLLKGDVPGVGKHLARFMLNTVFGFGGLLDVASMADPQLAKGNKQSFGTVLGHYDLPYGPYVVLPFYGQATLRQDVGNMVDYLYPPLSSLTLEMSVTRYILDGIEARAQAIQYEDLLNNTNDPYNFMRNAYFQRNDFLSSGGKIDEKRQQQREQLLGDSLDDIDRE, from the coding sequence ATGAAAAAAAAGATATTAAGTTTAATATTAGTTGCTTTTGTTATGAATGGCTGTGCAACCTATAACGCAGAAACCAACGACTATTCTGATCCCATGTCGGGGTTTAATAGCACAATGTTTGATTTCAATTATTATGTTCTAGACCCCTACCTATTACGACCTGTAGCCGTAGCTTGGAAAGACTATGTGCCCTCTCCGATTAGAAGTGGTATAAGTGGTGTTTCAAGCAATTTAAGCGAACCTGCTTCATCAGTAAATAGCTTATTAAAAGGAGATGTTCCTGGAGTAGGTAAACATTTGGCACGTTTTATGCTTAATACTGTTTTTGGATTTGGTGGATTGTTAGACGTTGCTAGTATGGCAGATCCTCAATTAGCTAAAGGTAATAAACAATCTTTCGGCACGGTACTCGGCCATTATGATTTACCTTATGGTCCTTATGTTGTATTACCTTTTTATGGACAAGCGACATTAAGACAAGATGTAGGTAATATGGTTGATTATTTATATCCACCATTGAGTTCATTAACTCTAGAAATGTCGGTGACGCGTTATATTTTAGATGGAATTGAAGCACGCGCACAAGCTATACAATATGAAGATCTTTTAAATAATACAAACGACCCTTATAATTTTATGCGTAATGCTTATTTTCAACGTAATGATTTCTTATCGTCTGGTGGTAAAATTGATGAGAAAAGACAACAACAACGGGAACAGCTATTAGGTGATTCTCTTGATGACATTGATAGAGAATAA
- a CDS encoding DUF6731 family protein: protein MSSIRGKAVEQKEYKIEFFQLTVSPTDEITSISDIFNSIIDNKIDSTKIERSFTRDIWELKKRTTGKYRGSFTGVFRKFRNRDIPEKGAAGRDSQPIILEPDEGIVEKNFFVYYPKNNLLAWHNNPHASSPKQFANILKKISKVNVYLSMIIQANAAQRLMKNKLTMKKVVVSIARPKSADFYPDDDFSRQALALMNGINGDSLHFEIGINSRLEDSASTLLSRIKTSLVYFAGAGATTSKAVVFEDGVEYTIDLIADRVISFQSIETNAIFPPSVTMFKLIDDAKQEKQKELDDYFGTLENTLT, encoded by the coding sequence ATGTCGTCGATACGAGGAAAAGCAGTAGAACAAAAAGAATATAAAATTGAGTTTTTTCAATTAACTGTCAGTCCAACAGACGAAATTACATCTATATCAGATATTTTTAATTCAATTATTGATAATAAAATTGATTCAACTAAAATTGAAAGAAGCTTTACCCGAGATATTTGGGAGTTAAAAAAAAGAACCACTGGAAAATATAGAGGCTCTTTTACAGGGGTTTTCCGTAAATTTAGAAATAGAGATATCCCTGAAAAAGGTGCGGCAGGTCGAGATTCTCAACCGATAATTCTTGAGCCTGATGAAGGCATTGTTGAAAAAAACTTTTTTGTTTATTATCCAAAAAATAATTTACTTGCATGGCATAATAATCCTCATGCATCTTCACCAAAACAATTTGCCAACATTTTAAAGAAAATATCAAAGGTAAATGTTTATTTATCTATGATCATTCAAGCTAATGCAGCTCAACGCTTAATGAAAAATAAATTGACCATGAAAAAGGTTGTTGTTTCAATTGCAAGACCTAAGTCCGCAGATTTTTATCCTGATGATGATTTCAGTCGACAAGCATTAGCATTAATGAATGGTATTAATGGTGACTCGCTTCATTTTGAAATAGGAATTAACTCAAGATTGGAGGATAGTGCTAGTACTTTATTAAGTCGTATTAAAACTAGCTTAGTTTATTTTGCTGGAGCAGGGGCAACGACATCTAAAGCAGTTGTATTTGAAGATGGAGTTGAATATACCATTGATTTAATTGCAGATCGGGTAATATCATTTCAATCTATAGAAACAAATGCAATATTTCCCCCAAGTGTTACAATGTTCAAACTAATTGATGATGCTAAACAGGAAAAACAAAAGGAATTAGATGATTATTTTGGTACGTTGGAAAATACTCTTACCTAG
- a CDS encoding DUF7014 domain-containing protein: MLTNKDATHVQGSDIMNISKGLASYILHLTASNILFSVKYEKNLHD; encoded by the coding sequence ATATTAACGAACAAAGATGCAACCCACGTTCAAGGTTCGGATATTATGAACATTTCTAAAGGCTTGGCAAGTTATATATTACACCTCACCGCTTCAAATATTTTGTTTTCAGTTAAGTATGAAAAAAATTTACATGATTAA
- a CDS encoding YchJ family protein, producing MKKNIDLCPCCSQQKYTECCQPYHLWQKNAPTAEKLMRSRYSAYALRNVEYLIKTWHPKTLPRKLAEEISEAKWIDLTIHKSWDSQEQNEAFVEFTARFRNTSGKAQKMHEISRFIKQGDHWFYVDGIIE from the coding sequence ATGAAAAAAAATATTGATTTGTGCCCATGTTGTTCACAACAAAAATATACAGAATGCTGTCAGCCTTATCATTTATGGCAAAAAAATGCACCCACTGCTGAAAAACTAATGCGCTCTCGTTATAGTGCTTACGCATTACGCAACGTAGAATATCTAATAAAAACGTGGCATCCTAAAACATTACCGCGAAAATTAGCAGAAGAGATTAGTGAAGCTAAATGGATAGATCTAACCATTCATAAAAGTTGGGATAGCCAAGAACAGAATGAAGCGTTTGTTGAATTTACAGCACGTTTTCGAAATACGAGCGGTAAAGCACAAAAAATGCATGAAATAAGCCGATTCATTAAACAAGGTGATCACTGGTTTTATGTTGATGGCATAATTGAATAA